Proteins found in one Pseudomonas mosselii genomic segment:
- the orn gene encoding oligoribonuclease, protein MQNPQNLIWIDLEMTGLDPDNDVIIEMATIVTDSELNTLAEGPVIAIHHSDEVLARMDEWNTRTHGASGLTQRVRESKVSMAEAEAQTIAFLEQWVPKGKSPICGNSICQDRRFLYRHMRELENYFHYRNLDVSTLKELAARWAPEVRDSFKKGSTHLALDDIRESIGELRHYREHFIKV, encoded by the coding sequence ATGCAGAACCCACAGAATCTGATCTGGATCGATCTGGAGATGACCGGCCTGGATCCGGACAACGACGTCATCATCGAGATGGCCACCATCGTCACCGACAGCGAGCTGAACACCCTGGCCGAAGGCCCGGTGATCGCCATTCACCACAGTGATGAGGTGTTGGCGCGCATGGACGAGTGGAACACCCGCACCCACGGCGCCTCGGGCCTGACCCAGCGCGTGCGGGAGAGCAAGGTGAGCATGGCCGAGGCCGAGGCGCAGACCATCGCTTTCCTCGAACAGTGGGTGCCGAAGGGCAAGTCGCCGATCTGTGGCAACAGTATCTGCCAGGACCGTCGTTTCCTGTATCGCCACATGCGCGAGTTGGAAAACTACTTCCACTATCGCAACCTCGATGTGTCCACGCTCAAGGAGCTGGCCGCGCGCTGGGCGCCGGAAGTGCGTGACAGCTTCAAGAAGGGCAGCACCCACCTGGCGCTGGACGATATTCGCGAGTCGATTGGCGAGCTGCGCCACTATCGCGAGCACTTCATCAAGGTCTGA
- the motB gene encoding flagellar motor protein MotB, with product MENNQPIIVKRVKRFGDGHHGGAWKIAFADFATAMMAFFLVLWLLSTATPEQKIAIAGYFKDPIGFSESGTPYIIDLGGSPQLAPEKTINPEVKSEPTPDTSLQLDKDKVETMAEQVERERLELLLQELQNKVEENPQLQKFKDQILFEITQDGLRIQIMDAENRPMFDLGSARLQPYFEDILLAMADTIKAVPNKISISGHTDAKPYSGTGDFGNWELSANRANAARRALVAGGYPDEQVARVVGYASSSLFDRANPFNPVNRRIDIIVLTKKAQRDIEGEQGKPDAAPPAAEAPPAGVAPGADATPGDTPMQPRELRQKLNIFEDGVLKMDEAKDQ from the coding sequence ATGGAGAACAATCAGCCCATCATCGTCAAGCGCGTCAAGCGCTTTGGCGACGGCCATCACGGCGGCGCCTGGAAAATCGCCTTCGCCGACTTCGCCACGGCGATGATGGCGTTCTTCCTGGTGCTCTGGCTGCTGTCGACGGCCACGCCCGAGCAGAAGATCGCCATCGCCGGCTACTTCAAGGATCCGATCGGCTTCTCCGAGAGCGGCACGCCCTACATCATCGACCTGGGCGGTTCGCCGCAACTGGCGCCGGAAAAGACCATCAACCCGGAAGTGAAGTCCGAACCGACGCCCGACACCAGCCTGCAGCTGGACAAGGACAAGGTCGAGACCATGGCCGAGCAGGTCGAGCGCGAGCGCCTCGAGCTCTTGCTGCAGGAGTTGCAGAACAAGGTCGAGGAAAACCCGCAACTGCAGAAGTTCAAGGACCAGATCCTGTTCGAGATCACCCAGGACGGTCTGCGCATCCAGATCATGGATGCCGAGAACCGGCCAATGTTTGACCTGGGGAGTGCACGACTGCAGCCCTATTTCGAAGATATTCTGTTGGCCATGGCCGACACCATCAAGGCGGTCCCGAACAAGATCAGCATCAGTGGCCATACCGATGCCAAGCCGTATTCCGGTACCGGCGATTTCGGTAACTGGGAGCTTTCGGCCAACCGCGCCAACGCGGCGCGTCGTGCATTGGTCGCCGGTGGCTATCCGGACGAGCAAGTGGCCCGTGTGGTCGGTTATGCATCGTCGTCGCTGTTCGACCGTGCCAACCCGTTTAACCCGGTCAACCGCCGTATCGACATCATCGTCCTGACCAAGAAGGCGCAACGCGATATCGAAGGTGAGCAGGGCAAGCCGGACGCAGCGCCACCTGCCGCTGAAGCACCGCCTGCGGGCGTTGCGCCAGGTGCGGACGCGACACCGGGCGATACGCCGATGCAGCCGCGCGAGCTGCGCCAGAAGCTGAACATCTTCGAGGATGGCGTGTTGAAGATGGATGAGGCCAAAGACCAGTAA
- a CDS encoding trimeric intracellular cation channel family protein, whose product MLLMLYLIAITAEAMTGALSAGRRGMDWFGVVLIACVTALGGGSVRDVLLGHYPLTWVKHPEYLVLTSFAALLTIFIAPLMRHLRSLFLVLDALGLVAFTLIGCMTALEMGQGFLVASISGVITGVFGGILRDIFCNDIPLVFRRELYASVSFAAAWFYLGCVYFKVPAEQAMLLTLFGGFLVRLLAIRFHWEMPKFHYNDQQ is encoded by the coding sequence ATGTTGCTGATGCTCTACCTCATCGCGATCACCGCCGAAGCCATGACCGGCGCCCTGTCCGCCGGCCGCCGCGGCATGGACTGGTTCGGCGTGGTGCTGATCGCCTGCGTCACCGCGCTCGGTGGTGGCTCGGTGCGTGACGTGCTGCTTGGGCACTACCCGCTGACCTGGGTGAAGCACCCGGAGTACCTGGTGCTGACCAGCTTCGCGGCGCTGCTGACGATTTTCATCGCGCCCTTGATGCGTCACCTGCGGTCGCTGTTCCTGGTGCTCGACGCGCTGGGGTTGGTGGCGTTTACCCTGATCGGCTGCATGACCGCGCTGGAGATGGGGCAGGGGTTCCTGGTTGCTTCGATCAGCGGGGTGATTACCGGGGTGTTTGGCGGCATCCTGCGGGATATCTTCTGCAACGATATTCCGCTGGTGTTTCGGCGTGAGCTCTATGCCAGTGTGTCGTTCGCGGCGGCTTGGTTCTACCTGGGGTGTGTTTACTTCAAGGTACCGGCGGAGCAGGCCATGTTGCTGACATTGTTTGGTGGTTTTCTGGTGCGTTTGTTGGCGATTCGGTTTCATTGGGAGATGCCGAAGTTTCATTACAACGATCAACAGTAA
- the queG gene encoding tRNA epoxyqueuosine(34) reductase QueG: MPATTPDIATLAQSIKDWGRELGFAHVGIAGVDLGEHEQHLQRWLAAGYNGEMEYMGDHGHKRSRPAELIPGTLRVISLRMDYLPGDTQMAKRLAEPEKAYISRYALGRDYHKLVRKRVQHFADRIQAAIGPFGYRAFVDSAPVLEKALAQEAGLGWIGKNTLLLNRKAGSYFFLAELFVDLPLPIDGVQGSDHCGRCQACLDICPTQAFVGAYQLDARRCISYLTIELRGAIPLELRPLIGNRVFGCDDCQIVCPWNRFAKTTTEDDFMPRRGLDNIELAELFLWDEKRFLGCTEGSPLRRAGYERFLRNLAVGLGNAPSTIPVLEALNARRDDPSELVREHVEWALARHDAL, encoded by the coding sequence ATGCCCGCCACGACTCCAGACATCGCCACACTGGCCCAATCGATCAAGGATTGGGGCCGCGAACTCGGTTTTGCCCATGTCGGCATCGCCGGCGTCGATCTTGGCGAGCACGAACAGCACCTGCAGCGCTGGCTGGCCGCTGGCTACAACGGCGAAATGGAGTACATGGGCGACCATGGCCACAAGCGCTCGCGCCCGGCCGAGCTGATCCCCGGCACGCTACGGGTGATTTCGCTGCGCATGGACTACCTGCCCGGCGACACGCAGATGGCCAAGCGCCTGGCGGAGCCGGAAAAGGCCTATATCTCGCGCTACGCCTTGGGCCGCGATTATCACAAGCTGGTGCGCAAGCGCGTGCAGCACTTCGCCGACCGCATCCAGGCGGCCATCGGTCCCTTTGGCTACCGCGCCTTCGTCGACAGCGCCCCGGTGCTGGAAAAGGCCCTGGCGCAGGAAGCCGGCCTGGGCTGGATCGGCAAGAACACCCTGCTGCTGAACCGCAAGGCTGGCAGCTATTTCTTCCTGGCCGAGCTGTTCGTCGACCTCCCGCTGCCGATCGACGGCGTGCAGGGCAGCGATCATTGCGGGCGCTGCCAGGCGTGCCTGGACATCTGCCCGACCCAGGCATTCGTCGGGGCCTACCAGCTTGATGCCCGACGCTGCATCTCCTATCTGACCATCGAATTACGCGGTGCCATTCCACTGGAACTGCGCCCACTGATCGGTAACCGGGTGTTCGGCTGCGACGATTGCCAGATCGTCTGCCCTTGGAACCGTTTCGCCAAGACCACGACCGAAGACGACTTCATGCCCCGCCGGGGGCTGGACAATATCGAGCTGGCCGAGCTGTTCCTGTGGGATGAAAAGCGTTTTCTCGGTTGCACCGAGGGCTCGCCCTTGCGGCGGGCGGGGTATGAGCGGTTTTTGCGTAACCTAGCGGTGGGACTGGGGAATGCGCCATCGACCATTCCCGTGCTGGAGGCGCTCAACGCGCGGCGGGATGATCCTTCGGAGCTGGTACGCGAGCACGTGGAGTGGGCGCTGGCTCGCCACGACGCCCTTTGA
- the rsgA gene encoding small ribosomal subunit biogenesis GTPase RsgA produces MAKRQLNRRQNWRIEKIQGERAARAAKREQHVLQELEGGDLGPEQLGLVIAHFGVQVEVEAQDGEAAGQVFRCHLRANLPALVTGDRVVWRAGNQGIGVIVAQMPRSTELCRPNNHGQLKPVAANVDLIVIVFAPAPEPHPNLIDRYLVAAEHAGIHPLLLLNKADLINDENAPTLNAMLEVYRGLGYPLLEVSAHQGDGMQRLQQTLDGHISVFVGQSGVGKSSLVNSLLPDAGTRVGDLSEWSGQGTHTTTTARLYHFPNGGDLIDSPGIREFGLGHVSRDDVEDGFIEFRELIGNCRFRDCKHDREPGCALLKALEDGSVTQQRMNSYRSIIASLPEDTY; encoded by the coding sequence ATGGCCAAACGCCAGCTCAATCGCCGCCAGAACTGGCGCATCGAAAAGATCCAGGGCGAGCGCGCCGCCCGCGCCGCCAAACGCGAGCAGCACGTGCTGCAGGAACTGGAGGGTGGCGATCTAGGGCCGGAACAACTGGGCCTGGTGATCGCCCACTTCGGTGTGCAGGTCGAGGTCGAGGCCCAGGACGGCGAGGCCGCCGGCCAGGTCTTCCGTTGCCACCTGCGGGCCAATCTGCCGGCGCTGGTCACCGGCGACCGTGTGGTCTGGCGCGCGGGCAACCAGGGCATCGGCGTGATCGTCGCGCAGATGCCGCGCAGCACCGAGCTCTGCCGGCCAAACAATCATGGCCAGCTCAAGCCGGTGGCAGCCAACGTCGACCTGATCGTCATTGTCTTCGCCCCTGCGCCCGAACCGCACCCCAACCTGATCGACCGGTACCTGGTCGCCGCCGAGCATGCCGGCATCCACCCACTGCTACTGCTGAACAAGGCCGACCTGATCAACGACGAGAACGCCCCGACTCTCAATGCCATGCTCGAGGTCTACCGCGGCCTGGGCTACCCGCTGCTGGAAGTCTCGGCGCACCAGGGCGATGGCATGCAGCGCTTGCAGCAGACGCTCGATGGTCATATCAGCGTGTTCGTCGGACAGTCGGGCGTGGGCAAGTCCTCGCTGGTCAACAGCCTGCTGCCTGATGCAGGCACCCGTGTCGGCGACCTATCGGAATGGTCCGGCCAGGGCACTCACACCACTACCACCGCGCGCCTCTACCACTTCCCCAATGGCGGTGACCTGATCGACTCGCCGGGCATCCGCGAATTCGGCCTGGGCCATGTCAGCCGTGATGATGTCGAGGATGGATTCATCGAATTCCGCGAACTGATCGGCAACTGCCGCTTCCGCGACTGCAAGCATGACCGCGAGCCTGGCTGTGCGCTGCTCAAGGCCCTGGAAGACGGCAGCGTCACGCAACAGCGAATGAACAGCTACCGCTCGATCATCGCCAGTTTGCCGGAAGACACCTATTGA
- a CDS encoding molecular chaperone Tir: MPVFISYHQNERLDAFILNERLLLEGIPTQLVPFDSEGQTHDDLHGSFCQHMADATHWIGVLCEAYTEDLWTAWLLGAAAMADRRVTFYHPDSTELPQSLRKWPVMRERAHIDLFVRAYHDEQTFGRAMASPAGDGVVSDRDNADFFHADLKAKIRRGF; the protein is encoded by the coding sequence ATGCCGGTATTCATCAGTTACCACCAGAACGAACGGCTCGATGCCTTCATCTTGAACGAGCGCCTGCTACTAGAAGGCATTCCCACCCAACTCGTCCCCTTCGACAGTGAAGGACAGACCCACGACGACCTGCATGGCAGCTTTTGCCAACACATGGCCGATGCCACTCACTGGATCGGAGTGCTCTGCGAGGCCTATACCGAAGACTTGTGGACGGCCTGGTTACTGGGCGCAGCGGCCATGGCGGATCGCCGGGTGACTTTCTACCATCCTGACTCGACTGAACTGCCGCAGAGCCTGCGCAAGTGGCCAGTAATGCGGGAACGAGCGCATATAGACCTGTTCGTGCGCGCCTATCATGACGAGCAGACCTTTGGCCGGGCCATGGCTTCACCGGCCGGGGACGGCGTAGTGTCGGACAGGGACAATGCAGATTTCTTCCATGCCGATCTCAAGGCCAAGATCAGGCGGGGGTTCTGA